The Streptomyces sp. HUAS MG91 sequence CGCCCCCGGCACCGAGATCCATCCCGGCATCGCGCCTCAGGAGGGCGACGTCGTGGTCACCAAGCGGCGCGGGAGCGCGTTCTCGGGCAGCGACCTCGACCTCGTCCTCAGGTCCCGCGACATCGACCGGCTCGTGCTGGCGGGCATCGCCACCAGCGCCGTGGTGATGTCCACGCTGTGGAGCGCCATCGATCTCGACTTCGGCCTCACCGTCCTGGCGGACGGCTGCCTCGACACCGACCCGGAGGTGCACCGGTTCCTCATCGAGAGGCTGTTCCCGCAGTGGGCGGATGTCGTCACCGTGGCCGGCTGGCTGGAGGCCGTCGCGCCGGCGTGACGGGAATGGGCGGGCGGCTGCCCTGCCAGGCCGCCGCCCGCCCCACCACCTTGCGCGGCCCGACAGGGGGGCGTAGGGGCCGCGCACTCTCCGTGTGCCCGCCGACCGGGCTCGCATGCCTGCCCCGTCAGGGCACCTCGCCCCGGCTCCTCCGGTTCGCGTACGCCGTCGCGGCGCTCAGCCGCTCCGTCGTCGTCGCCTCCCGCAGCACGTCCGGCGGACAGTCCCACTCCCGACCGCCCCCGAAGGGCCGCAACTGCACGTACGGCCCTTCGTGCCCCATCACCATGCCGACCTGACCCGTGCTCGTGTCGACGGCGTAGGAGCCGATCGGGGGTTTCATACGGTGGTGCTCCTGTCGTCCTGGGCTGACCTGAGCACGGCGGTCAGGCGCGCCGCCGCGTCAACCGAACAACGCCCCAATTCCACCAGGGGACACGGGGCAGTTCGCGCGATTGACCCCTGGTCGACCCCCAGCGACGGCAGCACAATTCCCGCCCCGGCTAGCGCCGATCGCAATCCGTTCACCGTTTCTTCCGCCTCCTCCACACACAGCGCGGCGTGGTTCGTCCGTCCCGTCACCTGGCTCCCCTGCCTGATTCGATTTCACGCTTCGTGCCTCAACGGTGACGCTTCGGATCTACAGTGGGGAGGGGTCTGTGCACTACAAGTGCGAGGCAGAGCTGGGGGGTTGGCGGTGGCCAATGGTTCGCGACAGGCGGCGTGGGAGTTCTTCGGGCAGGAACTGAAGCGCCGGAGAGAGGACGCCGGGCTCACTCAAGTAGAGCTGGGCATAAGGGTTTTCGTCTCCGGTGGATACATCGGCCAATTCGAACAGGCCATTCGCAAGCCGCAGCTGGATGTAGCCCAGAGGATCGACGACGTCCTGCAATCCGACGGTATTTTCGAGCGGATGTGGCGGAGCCTGATCGACGACCACCGGTACGCGGAGTACTTCGCAGCGGCGGCGGAGCTTGAGGCGACGGCGACCGAGATCTGTGAGTTCGCGCCCGCGCTGGTTCCGGGCCTTTTACAGACGGCGGCGTACGCACGGGAGATCACGCTCTCCATGAACCGGTTCGCCGAGGACCAGTACATCGAGGAGAAGGTCTCCGGCCGACTGGAGCGCGCGCAGATCCTTCAGGGCGCTACTCGCCCCGTGTATTGGGTGATCATGCACGAGAACGTGCTGCGCATCCCGGTCGGTGGCCCCGCAGTGATGGCCCAGCAACTGGAACACATCGTGGCGCTGGCGCAGCGCCGAGTCGTCGTGATCCAAGTACTGCCGTACGCGGCAGGGGCGTACGCCCTCATGAACGGCATGTTGGTGCTGATGCAGTTCGAGGACGCCCCGCCAACGGCCTATACAGAAGCCGTGTATTCGGGGAATCTGCTCGACGATCCAGCCGTGGTGCACCGCTCACGGGCGGCTTACGATCAGCTAAGGGCCGCCGCCTTGTCGCCGGAGGTGTCCCTGACACTGGTCGAATCGGCGGCGGAGGACTACAGACGATGCGCGAGTACGACCTGAGCACCGCAAGCTGGCGCAAGAGCACCTTCAGCGACGGCAACGGCGGGAGCTGCGTCGAGGTCGCCCACGACTTCGTCGGCGCCGCGCGCTGGCGCAAGTCCACCTACAGCGGCGGCGATGGCGGCGAGTCCTGCGTCGAGGTCGCCGACAACATTCCCGGTGTCGTGCCCGTCCGGGACTCCAAGGTGGCCGGCGGCGATGTCGTCGTCATCGGCGCCGAGGCCTGGCAGGCGTTCGTCGCGCGGCTCGGCTAGGCGGGGCCGAAGTCGACCCGGTCCGCCGGAAGCACCCGTACCCGGCGGTCCGGGAAGTCGATGTGCCGGTAGATCTCGTTGTGATGCGCGATCGACTGCTCCGCCGGAACGAAGTCCGAGACCGCCGGGCGGACAGACGTCGTGTGCCCGTCCGCGACGAGGACGAGGTCGAAGCCCCGGCTGAGCGCCTGACGCGCGGTGGTCTCCACGCAGTTCTCGGTGGCGAACCCGGTGATCAGCACCTCGGTGACGCCGAGGGAGCCCAGCACCGTGGCGAGGTCGGTGCGCAGGAAGGCGTCCGATGTCGTCTTGGCGATCAGGGGCTCGCCCGGCGCCGGGTCGAGTTCGGGGACGATGCGCCAGCCGTCCGTACCGGGTTCGAGGCCGCCGCCGTGGTGCTGGATCGTGACGACGGGAACCCCGGCCGCCCGCGCCCGGGTGCGCAGGTCCGCGATGACGGCGACGGTGGCGGCGGGCCGGTGCATGATCGGCAGCAGGGCGTTCTGCATGTCGATGACGAGGAGCGCGGGAGCGTGCGGCATGCGGGCCAGCTTAGGGCGCCCCGCAAGCCCTCAGCTGGGCGTCCGGGCGGCGGCCACGAGCAACTGCCCCACCTCGTCGGAGCACATGGTGAGCGCGGCGCCCACGGTGCCGAGGACATCACGCTCGGCGGACGAGTACGGGCCGTCGGCCAGCGCGATGCGGGCGCCCTGGAGCAGAATCGATTCCCGCCCGGCGGGAGCCAGATGCTGGGCCAGCGGGTCGAGCGCCTCGTGCAGCTCGATGGCGAGGGACGCGCCGGGCCCGGCGTGCTCGGGCATCCGCCCGGCGTCGGTCACCAGCGCCTCCACGAGCGCCGCGAGCCGCACCTCGGAGGCGTCCTCGAACCCGGCGCCGCGCAGCACGCCCACGGCGCACTCCAGGGACGTACGGGAGGCGGCCCCGCCCACGGCGAGGACGGCGAGGACGACGGTGTGCACGGCGTCGCGCAGCATCGCGGAGAAACGATGCGTCGTCGGATGGTCGAGGGCCTCGGTGCCGAACCGCTCCTGACAGGCAGCGCACTCCACCACGGGCCCGGTCTCGCCGCGCGGCAGCACCGGCACGCCGAGCACGAGGAAACGGCGGCGGCCCGTGCGCCGCTGATAGTTGCGGTCGCCGCCGCAGCCCGGGCAGAAGAACTCCCCGTCGCCCACGGTCGTCCATGTGGTGTGCACGCCCAGGACTCGCGAGACCCCGGCCCGTCGCCCCAGTTCCCTGTTCGGCAGCACGTCGCACACCTCCGTAACGGCGCCGCAACATCGCGGCGTTGGCGTGATGTTAGCCACATTGGTGAGGCGGCGTCAGCACCTTGGTCACGCCCAGGTCACGGAGATCTTGTGACCATGGCCGAGATACGCCCCGGCCCCGTACACCACGAACAGGTGTACGGGGCCGGGAAAGTGCAGCTCAGCCGGGCTCAGCGGCTCGCGCGGTTGACGGCGGAGACGACGGCCTTCAGCGAGGCACGCGTCGTATTCGCGTCGATGCCGATCCCCCACAGAACCTTGTCGCCGATGGCGACCTCGATGTACGAGGCGGCGACGGCGGAGGCGCCCTCGCTCATCGTGTGCTCCTGGTAGTCCAGCAGCCGGGCGTCGACGTCGATGCCCTGGAGGGCGTCGAAGAACGCGGAGATCGGACCGTTGCCCGTGCCGACCAGGACCTGCTCGGCGCCGTCGACCTCGGCCTCGACGGTCAGCCTGTCGACGCCGTCGGTGTCGGTCGTGGTCTGGCCGGCCTTGACCTGGATGCGGCCCCACGGGTTGACGGGGTTCGGCAGGTACTCGTCCTGGAAGACGTTCCAGATGTCCTTCGGGGTGACCTCGCCGCCCTCGGCGTCCGTCTTCGTCTGGATGACCTTCGAGAACTCGACCTGCATGCGGCGCGGCAGGTCCAGCTTGTGGTCGTTCTTCAGGACGTAGGCGATACCGCCCTTGCCGGACTGCGAGTTGACCCGGATCACGGCCTCGTAGGAGCGGCCGACGTCCTTCGGGTCGATCGGCAGGTACGGGACGGCCCACTCGATGTCGTCGACGGTGACGCCCTTGGCCTTCGCGTCGGCCTCCATGGCGTCGAAGCCCTTCTTGATGGCGTCCTGGTGGGAGCCGGAGAAGGACGTGTAGACCAGGTCGCCCACGTACGGATGGCGCGGGTGGACCTCCATCTGGTTGCAGTACTCCCACGTGCGACGGATCTCGTCGATGTCGGAGAAGTCGATCTGCGGGTCGACGCCCTGCGAGAACAGGTTCATGCCCAGGGTGACCAGGTCGACGTTGCCGGTGCGCTCGCCCTGGCCGAACAGGCAGCCCTCGACGCGGTCGCCGCCGGCCATGACGGCCAGCTCGGCGGCGGCCACGGCGGTGCCGCGGTCGTTGTGCGGGTGGATCGACAGGCAGACGTACTCGCGGCGCGACAGGTTGCGGCTCATCCACTCGAAGCGGTCCGCGTGCGTGGACGGCGTCGAACGCTCCACCGTGGCGGGCAGGTTGAGGATGATCTCGCGGTCCGGGCCCGGCTGGTAGACGTCCATGACGGCCTCGCAGACCTCCAGGGCGAAGTCCAGCTCGGTGTCGGTGAAGATCTCGGGGCTGTACTGGTAGCCGAAGACCGTCTCGGGGCCCAGCAGCTTCTCCGCGTACTCCATCACCAGGCGCGTGCCGTCGACGGCGATCTGCTTGATGTCGTCCTTCGAGCCGCGGAAGACCACGCGGCGGAAGACGGGCGCCGTGGCGTTGTACAGGTGGACCGTGGCGCGCTTGGCGCCCTTCAGGGACTCCACCGTGCGCTCGATCAGGTCCTCGCGGGCCTGGGTCAGTACGGAGATCGTCACGTCGTCCGGGATGGCGCCCGGCTCTTCGATGATCGAACGTACGAAGTCGAAGTCGGTCTGCCCGGACGCCGGGAAACCGACCTCGATCTCCTTGTAGCCCATCTTGACCAGCTGGTCGAACATCCGGCGCTTGCGCTCGGGCGACATCGGGTCGATCAGTGCCTGGTTGCCGTCACGCAGGTCCGTGGAGAGCCAGCGGGGGGCCTTGGTGATCCGCTGGTCGGGCCAGGTGCGGTCCGGGATGTCCACCTGGTCGTACTGGCCGTACTTGCGGATCGGCATGCTGCTCGGCTGCTGGTGGTTCGGCATGATGCGTGGGGCTCCTCAGAGGTGGCCGGTTCAGTCGGCCGACGGCGCAACGCCAAACTCCGCGGGGAGGGGGTCGGCCTCGACTACAGGCCCTCGCCGCGGCAGCTAAGGAGAAGCAGCCCGAAACGCATGATGCACCGCACCTTAGTCGAGTCGCGCCGGACGCGAGAACCCG is a genomic window containing:
- a CDS encoding cysteine hydrolase — protein: MAGSALLVMDVQRDVVALADDGSGYVPRLRSAIDGARAAGIPVIYVVLGLRPGDPLVSPRNKVMGNVVRAGLFTEGAPGTEIHPGIAPQEGDVVVTKRRGSAFSGSDLDLVLRSRDIDRLVLAGIATSAVVMSTLWSAIDLDFGLTVLADGCLDTDPEVHRFLIERLFPQWADVVTVAGWLEAVAPA
- a CDS encoding TerB family tellurite resistance protein encodes the protein MLPNRELGRRAGVSRVLGVHTTWTTVGDGEFFCPGCGGDRNYQRRTGRRRFLVLGVPVLPRGETGPVVECAACQERFGTEALDHPTTHRFSAMLRDAVHTVVLAVLAVGGAASRTSLECAVGVLRGAGFEDASEVRLAALVEALVTDAGRMPEHAGPGASLAIELHEALDPLAQHLAPAGRESILLQGARIALADGPYSSAERDVLGTVGAALTMCSDEVGQLLVAAARTPS
- a CDS encoding helix-turn-helix transcriptional regulator, whose protein sequence is MANGSRQAAWEFFGQELKRRREDAGLTQVELGIRVFVSGGYIGQFEQAIRKPQLDVAQRIDDVLQSDGIFERMWRSLIDDHRYAEYFAAAAELEATATEICEFAPALVPGLLQTAAYAREITLSMNRFAEDQYIEEKVSGRLERAQILQGATRPVYWVIMHENVLRIPVGGPAVMAQQLEHIVALAQRRVVVIQVLPYAAGAYALMNGMLVLMQFEDAPPTAYTEAVYSGNLLDDPAVVHRSRAAYDQLRAAALSPEVSLTLVESAAEDYRRCASTT
- a CDS encoding DUF397 domain-containing protein; the encoded protein is MREYDLSTASWRKSTFSDGNGGSCVEVAHDFVGAARWRKSTYSGGDGGESCVEVADNIPGVVPVRDSKVAGGDVVVIGAEAWQAFVARLG
- the leuA gene encoding 2-isopropylmalate synthase; this encodes MPNHQQPSSMPIRKYGQYDQVDIPDRTWPDQRITKAPRWLSTDLRDGNQALIDPMSPERKRRMFDQLVKMGYKEIEVGFPASGQTDFDFVRSIIEEPGAIPDDVTISVLTQAREDLIERTVESLKGAKRATVHLYNATAPVFRRVVFRGSKDDIKQIAVDGTRLVMEYAEKLLGPETVFGYQYSPEIFTDTELDFALEVCEAVMDVYQPGPDREIILNLPATVERSTPSTHADRFEWMSRNLSRREYVCLSIHPHNDRGTAVAAAELAVMAGGDRVEGCLFGQGERTGNVDLVTLGMNLFSQGVDPQIDFSDIDEIRRTWEYCNQMEVHPRHPYVGDLVYTSFSGSHQDAIKKGFDAMEADAKAKGVTVDDIEWAVPYLPIDPKDVGRSYEAVIRVNSQSGKGGIAYVLKNDHKLDLPRRMQVEFSKVIQTKTDAEGGEVTPKDIWNVFQDEYLPNPVNPWGRIQVKAGQTTTDTDGVDRLTVEAEVDGAEQVLVGTGNGPISAFFDALQGIDVDARLLDYQEHTMSEGASAVAASYIEVAIGDKVLWGIGIDANTTRASLKAVVSAVNRASR
- a CDS encoding cysteine hydrolase family protein, giving the protein MPHAPALLVIDMQNALLPIMHRPAATVAVIADLRTRARAAGVPVVTIQHHGGGLEPGTDGWRIVPELDPAPGEPLIAKTTSDAFLRTDLATVLGSLGVTEVLITGFATENCVETTARQALSRGFDLVLVADGHTTSVRPAVSDFVPAEQSIAHHNEIYRHIDFPDRRVRVLPADRVDFGPA